A genomic stretch from Tachyglossus aculeatus isolate mTacAcu1 chromosome 19, mTacAcu1.pri, whole genome shotgun sequence includes:
- the DEGS1 gene encoding sphingolipid delta(4)-desaturase DES1, which translates to MGNRVGREDFEWVYTDQPHADRRREILAKYPEIKVLMKPDYNLIWIVALMIFTQLVAFYLVKDLDWKWVLFWAYAFGTCVSHSMTLAIHEISHNSAFGNCKARWNRWLGILANLPIGVPYYVSFRRYHMDHHRYLGGDGVDVDIPTDFEGWFFCTRFRKFIWIVLQPFFYAFRPLCINPKPISHLEIINLLAQLSFDIVIYNIWGVKSVVYMLAGSVLGLGLHPISGHFIAEHYMFLKGHETYSYYGALNLLTFNVGYHNEHHDFPNIPGKNLPLVRKIAAEYYDGLPQYNSWIKVLYDFVMDDSISPYSRMKRHLKGEVKQQ; encoded by the exons ATGGGGAACCGCGTGGGCCGGGAGGACTTCGAGTGGGTGTACACGGACCAGCCGCACGCCGACCGGCGGCGGGAGATCCTGG CCAAGTATCCAGAGATCAAAGTCCTGATGAAACCAGATTACAACTTGATTTGGATTGTTGCTTTGATGATTTTCACCCAGTTAGTTGCATTTTACTTGGTAAAAGACTTGGACTGGAAATGGGTTCTGTTCTGGGCCTATGCCTTCGGCACCTGCGTTAGTCATTCCATGACTCTGGCtattcatgaaatctctcacaaTAGTGCCTTTGGCAATTGCAAGGCCAGGTGGAACCGCTGGCTTGGAATATTGGCTAATCTCCCCATTGGCGTTCCCTACTATGTCTCCTTCAGGAGGTATCACATGGATCATCATCGGTATCTGGGAGGCGATGGCGTTGATGTGGACATCCCCACTGACTTTGAGGGCTGGTTTTTCTGCACCCGATTTAGAAAGTTCATATGGATTGTCCTGCAGCCCTTCTTCTATGCCTTTCGGCCCCTCTGCATCAACCCTAAGCCAATTTCTCATCTAGAAATTATCAACTTGTTGGCTCAGTTGAGTTTTGACATTGTGATTTACAATATTTGGGGAGTTAAATCGGTTGTCTATATGCTGGCAGGGTCAGTCCTTGGCCTGGGCCTGCACCCGATTTCAGGGCATTTCATAGCTGAACATTATATGTTTTTAAAGGGGCATGAGACTTACTCCTATTATGGAGCTCTAAATTTACTTACCTTCAACGTGGGATACCACAATGAGCACCATGACTTCCCCAATATTCCTGGCAAGAACCTTCCACTG GTGAGGAAAATAGCAGCAGAATACTATGACGGCCTGCCCCAGTACAACTCCTGGATTAAAGTGCTTTATGATTTTGTGATGGATGATTCAATTAGTCCCTACTCTCGCATGAAGAGACACCTAAAGGGGGAGGTGAAACAGCAGTAA